In the Chlamydiota bacterium genome, TCGTTATAATCGCGAAACATTGGAAGTGAAGTTTAAAGGGAAAAACATTGCAGAGGTTCTTGAAATGACTGCAAATGAGGCTCTTCTCTTTTTTAAAAGTATTTATCGAGTAGTCTCAAAAATAAATTTTTTAGATGAGATTGGGTTAGGGTATTTAAAATTAGGTCAATCCACGGCGAGTCTCTCGGGAGGTGAATCCCAAAGATTAAAACTGGTAACAGAACTTTCGAAACATCGTCAAAAAGGAACATTATTTATTTTAGATGAACCCAGCCAAGGGCTTCATCTATCAAATTTGTATCAGGTTCTTAAAATTCTCTTTCGCCTCCGGGATCAGGGAAATTCAATTTTAGTGATTGAACATGATTTAGAAGTGATTCGTTTGGCCGATCATATCATTGATCTTGGCCCGGGGGCAGGCCCGGAAGGAGGAAAGATTGTTGCACAAGGAACTCCTGAAGAAGTGGCAAAATGTGAGGGCTCTAAAACGGGAAGATATTTGAAAAAAGTGGTTCTGAATTAGCATAGAATTGGGGTCACATAGAATTGGGGTCAGAATTGGGGTCAGGTCTTGAAATATCAGTTTTACCGCAATCGTGTTAGATTTAAGAATGGTCAATTAAGATTGTTTGATGTGAAGCCTTACTTGAATAAAGGAATTTTTAAGGAATTGAAGAATGAGTCTTACTTTAAAAAAGTACGGATCGTTTGGGGTGGGATTGGATGGCCAAATGAGCAAGATTTGAGCTCGGATACGTTGTATTATGGTGGGCTTCCGTCTAAAAAAAAAGTAAAGATATGTTTGTCGTGATGAGTAAACCTCTTTTTATACCTGTATTGGTACTTTAAAACATTGGAGAAAAATATGTCTAAAAAATTTCTTTTTGCAGTTTTTATCTTTTTGATTTTCGGAGTTAGCTTTTCAAACGCTGCCGAAAAAAAAGTCATCGAAGGTTTTGATTCGCCGGAGAGTATTGCGAGTGATGGGAAGTATGTTTATGTTTCGAATATGGGAAAAGAGTTGAAGGCGACGGCGAAGGATGGAGATGGTTATGTCTCTAGATTGTCGCTCGCGGGGGAAGTACTGGATAAACAATTTCTTCCTGAAAAGGGGATGCTGAATTCTCCGAAGGGGATTGCGATTGTGGGGCATGTTCTTTATGTAGCGGATGTGGACCATTTAATCGGTTTTGATTTAAAGACGCGTCAACAGGTGATGGACATTGATTTTTCGAGTGAGAAGACGCTTTTTTTAAATGATGTTGCTGTAAAAGATGCCCACACGCTTTTTGTGTCTGCAACGGATCTTGGTAAGATTTTTCAAGTCCGACTTTCACCTGTAAA is a window encoding:
- a CDS encoding DUF2442 domain-containing protein; amino-acid sequence: MKYQFYRNRVRFKNGQLRLFDVKPYLNKGIFKELKNESYFKKVRIVWGGIGWPNEQDLSSDTLYYGGLPSKKKVKICLS